A DNA window from Ostrea edulis chromosome 5, xbOstEdul1.1, whole genome shotgun sequence contains the following coding sequences:
- the LOC125649051 gene encoding uncharacterized protein LOC125649051 isoform X1, whose amino-acid sequence MDISTAIEGFGNICSSLNNESAFKFLKWVKDNVDGLIEKQTKASESNSDVVLESIREDVRTLLPLAGVMPSENIQVPTIGPNSDCDSQTTEHIDAFCYDDDDIDNLCDAGQMSRNYCTDCGSRNVQPLTFITHSASVKQIKYVFRHLLGDLRGKTLMDVGSRTGAVLYGAYLMSEASCIVGVEIDPTFCQVQNQIISKYQLQDRVQVYQQDIQNCCNLIQQADVMVLNNVFEFFIPQDTQKSIWNFLYQNVRNKGSYIVTVPSIRESLQLIQLSLDLDSWVQEIPTGEVIKKANLLLNGDKDMEDSELSEIHLYQVV is encoded by the exons ATGGATATTTCAACAGCAATAGAAGGATTTGGAAACATATGTTCAAGTTTGAATAATGAGTCGGCTTTTAAATTTCTCAAATGGGTTAAAGATAATGTGGATG GTCTGATTGAGAAACAGACAAAAGCATCAGAAAGCAATAGTGATGTTGTCTTGGAGTCTATCAGAGAGGATGTCAGAACTCTTCTGCCCCTGGCTGGAGTGATGCCATCAGAGAATATCCAGGTTCCCACCATAGGCCCT AATTCAGATTGTGACAGTCAGACAACAGAACACATCGATGCCTTCTGTTACGATGACGATGACATCGATAATTTATGTGATGCCGGTCAGATGAGCAGAAACTATTGCACAGACTGTGGATCAAGAAATGTTCAACCTCTAA CATTTATTACCCACTCTGCATCAGTAAAACAGATTAAGTACGTGTTCCGTCACCTGCTGGGCGACCTGAGGGGGAAGACTCTGATGGACGTGGGGTCCAGAACAGGGGCCGTTCTGTACGGG GCCTATCTGATGAGCGAGGCAAGCTGTATAGTGGGAGTAGAAATTGACCCGACCTTTTGTCAAGTCCAAAATCAAATCATTTCCAAGTATCAGCTTCAGGACAGAGTGCAG GTGTATCAACAAGACATACAGAACTGTTGTAACTTAATTCAACAAG cTGATGTCATGGTCCTGAACAATGTCTTTGAATTTTTCATTCCCCAGGACACGCAGAAAAG TATATGGAATTTTTTGTACCAGAATGTGAGGAATAAAGGAAGCTATATTGTGACAGTGCCCAGTATTAGAGAGTCCTTACAGCTGATACAG ttATCTTTAGATTTGGATTCCTGGGTACAAGAGATTCCTACAGGGGAAGTAATTAAAAAAGCCAATCTTCTGCTGAATGGAGACAAGGATATGGAAGATTCTGAACTCTCAGAGATTCATCTCTACCAAGTTGTGTGA
- the LOC125649051 gene encoding uncharacterized protein LOC125649051 isoform X2, whose product MDISTAIEGFGNICSSLNNESAFKFLKWVKDNVDGLIEKQTKASESNSDVVLESIREDVRTLLPLAGVMPSENIQVPTIGPNSDCDSQTTEHIDAFCYDDDDIDNLCDAGQMSRNYCTDCGSRNVQPLTFITHSASVKQIKYVFRHLLGDLRGKTLMDVGSRTGAVLYGAYLMSEASCIVGVEIDPTFCQVQNQIISKYQLQDRVQVYQQDIQNCCNLIQQADVMVLNNVFEFFIPQDTQKSIWNFLYQNVRNKGSYIVTVPSIRESLQLIQVMTNTVIFRFGFLGTRDSYRGSN is encoded by the exons ATGGATATTTCAACAGCAATAGAAGGATTTGGAAACATATGTTCAAGTTTGAATAATGAGTCGGCTTTTAAATTTCTCAAATGGGTTAAAGATAATGTGGATG GTCTGATTGAGAAACAGACAAAAGCATCAGAAAGCAATAGTGATGTTGTCTTGGAGTCTATCAGAGAGGATGTCAGAACTCTTCTGCCCCTGGCTGGAGTGATGCCATCAGAGAATATCCAGGTTCCCACCATAGGCCCT AATTCAGATTGTGACAGTCAGACAACAGAACACATCGATGCCTTCTGTTACGATGACGATGACATCGATAATTTATGTGATGCCGGTCAGATGAGCAGAAACTATTGCACAGACTGTGGATCAAGAAATGTTCAACCTCTAA CATTTATTACCCACTCTGCATCAGTAAAACAGATTAAGTACGTGTTCCGTCACCTGCTGGGCGACCTGAGGGGGAAGACTCTGATGGACGTGGGGTCCAGAACAGGGGCCGTTCTGTACGGG GCCTATCTGATGAGCGAGGCAAGCTGTATAGTGGGAGTAGAAATTGACCCGACCTTTTGTCAAGTCCAAAATCAAATCATTTCCAAGTATCAGCTTCAGGACAGAGTGCAG GTGTATCAACAAGACATACAGAACTGTTGTAACTTAATTCAACAAG cTGATGTCATGGTCCTGAACAATGTCTTTGAATTTTTCATTCCCCAGGACACGCAGAAAAG TATATGGAATTTTTTGTACCAGAATGTGAGGAATAAAGGAAGCTATATTGTGACAGTGCCCAGTATTAGAGAGTCCTTACAGCTGATACAGGTAATGACTAATACAG ttATCTTTAGATTTGGATTCCTGGGTACAAGAGATTCCTACAGGGGAAGTAATTAA